One genomic window of Gigantopelta aegis isolate Gae_Host unplaced genomic scaffold, Gae_host_genome ctg3974_pilon_pilon:::debris, whole genome shotgun sequence includes the following:
- the LOC121392501 gene encoding LOW QUALITY PROTEIN: receptor-type tyrosine-protein phosphatase eta-like (The sequence of the model RefSeq protein was modified relative to this genomic sequence to represent the inferred CDS: inserted 1 base in 1 codon; deleted 1 base in 1 codon), translated as MTNSTARIYDTSVNITGLEIYEEYDIVVLAFTDKGSGTPSETLRIRTDEDLNTTGPDITEVTITGRSPFTEYECYVTASTGGGESEPSNNDSAKTDEAAPDGPPQNFVATVLSSSSVRLEWTRPSVPNGEITKYLLEYSNDSMTINISLPVDFIMSSDEYNVTNITIEYLNEFTNYTFSLRAVTAGGSGPLASDKVLTDEAVNTTGPDITEVTITGRSPFTEYECYVTASTGGGESEPSNNDSAKTDEAAPDGPPQNFVATVLSSSSANNDKGLGEVAMATGMTSEDVTIATSIGPNPQADTPNPISIATLTAVAAATSAGIGPYSGVVSGMTLEGLLIVIIVVIVVVVICIIKRKKKQKYSFAASNGTEELILKEKKVSGVGLDHSKDASLMPENRAKKNRYTNILAYDHSRVKLDSIDDDPGSDYINANYIPGYRMRRAYIATQGPXPSTFDDFWRMIWEQNCYIVVMLTQLVERGRCWCWSTGTFIALGSLLQHIKITIGLIFLVYLVK; from the exons ATGACAAACAGCACTGCTCGTATTTATGATACATCAGTAAATATCACTGGTCTAGAGATATATGAGGAGTATGATATAGTAGTGTTAGCATTTACAGACAAAGGGTCAGGAACACCAAGTGAAACACTAAGAATAAGAACAGATGAAGATT TAAATACAACAGGTCCAGATATAACTGAAGTGACAATAACAGGTCGAAGTCCATTCACAGAGTATGAGTGTTATGTCACAGCTAGCACTGGAGGTGGTGAGAGTGAACCCAGTAATAATGATTCAGCAAAAACAGATGAAGCAGCTCCTGATGGTCCACCTCAAAACTTTGTTGCCACTGTTTTATCATCTTCTAGTGTTAGACTGGAATGGACTAGACCTTCTGTTCCAAATGGAGAGATCACTAAATACCTACTGGAATACAGCAATGACTCAATGACTATTAACATTAGTCTACCAGTAGACTTCATAATGTCATCTGATGAATACAATGTGACCAATATCACTATAGAATATTTGAACGAGTTCACTAACTATACATTTAGTTTGAGAGCTGTGACTGCAGGAGGTAGTGGACCATTAGCATCTGATAAAGTACTAACTGATGAAGCTG TAAATACAACAGGTCCAGATATAACTGAAGTGACAATAACAGGTCGAAGTCCATTCACAGAGTATGAGTGTTATGTCACAGCTAGCACTGGAGGTGGTGAGAGTGAACCCAGTAATAATGATTCAGCAAAAACAGATGAAGCAGCTCCTGATGGTCCACCTCAAAACTTTGTTGCCACTGTTTTATCATCTTCTAGT GCTAATAATGATAAGGGTCTAGGTGAAGTGGCTATGGCAACAGGGATGACTAGCGAAGATG TCACCATAGCAACCAGCATTGGACCCAACCCACAAGCAGATACACCCAATCCAATTTCAATCGCAACATTAACAGCAG TTGCAGCTGCAACAAGTGCTGGTATTGGACCATACTCTGGTGTTGTGTCTGGTATGACATTAGAAGGAT TGCTAATTGTTATAATTGTTGTTATAGTAGTTGTAGTGATCTGTAttatcaaaagaaaaaagaaacagaagTACTCATTTGCTGC ATCAAATGGTACAGAAGAGCTAATATTAAAAGAGAAG AAAGTTTCAGGTGTTGGTCTGGACCATTCTAAAGATGCTTCACTGATGCCAGAAAATAgagctaaa aaaaatcgataCACCAATATTTTAGCCTATGACCACTCTCGAGTCAAACTGGATAGTATTGATGATGATCCAGGCTCTGATTATATCAATGCTAACTATATACCA GGTTATCGTATGCGTCGTGCATACATTGCTACTCAAGGAC TTCCATCAACATTTGATGATTTTTGGAGAATGATTTGGGAACAGAACTGTTATATTGTTGTGATGTTGACTCAATTGGTAGAAAGAGGACGA TGCTGGTGTTGGAGTACAGGAACATTTATTGCTTTGGGTAGTCTACTACAACACATCAAGATCACGATTGGATTGATATTTTTGGTTTATCTTGTGAAATGA
- the LOC121392500 gene encoding LOW QUALITY PROTEIN: 60S ribosomal protein L10a-like (The sequence of the model RefSeq protein was modified relative to this genomic sequence to represent the inferred CDS: inserted 1 base in 1 codon; substituted 1 base at 1 genomic stop codon), which produces MTSKVSRDTLYDCVRTMLEHSQQKKRKFLETVELQIVLKNYDPQKDKRFSGTVKLRHIPRPKMKVCVLGDASHCDEAKDAGIPCMDAXALKKLNKDKKTSXEIGQKYDAFLASDSLIKQIPRLLGPGLSKAGKFPTLVTHSESLTQKVDEVKATFRFQMKKVLCLAVAIGNVGRNEDELASNITLGINFLVSLLKKNWQNVRALYIKSTMGPPQQP; this is translated from the exons ATGACAAG TAAAGTGTCACGTGATACTTTGTACGACTGTGTTCGTACAATGTTGGAGCATTctcaacaaaagaaaagaaaatttctTGAGACTGTTGAACTCCAGATTGTTCTCAAAAATTATGATCCTCAAAAAGATAAACGTTTCAGTGGTACTGTGAA ATTGCGTCATATTCCACGGCCCAAAATGAAGGTATGTGTATTAGGAGATGCTTCTCATTGTGATGAGGCTAAAGATGCCGGCATCCCTTGCATGGATG GAGCATTGAAGAAActaaataaagacaaaaaaacaagttAAGAAATTGG cCAAAAATATGATGCATTCCTGGCCTCTGACAGTTTGATCAAGCAAATCCCACGTCTCTTGGGACCTGGTCTGAGTAAAGCTGGCAAATTCCCCACATTAGTGACACACAGTGAAAGTCTTACTCAAAAAGTAGATGAAGTAAAAGCCACATTTAGATTTCAAATGAAGAAG GTTCTTTGCTTGGCTGTTGCTATTGGTAATGTGGGTAGGAATGAAGATGAGTTAGCCTCTAATATCACACTTGGTATCAATTTTTTGGTCTCCTTGCTGAAGAAAAATTGGCAGAATGTGCGAGCATTGTACATTAAGTCTACAATGGGTCCACCACAGCAACCT